Proteins co-encoded in one Desulfonatronum thiodismutans genomic window:
- a CDS encoding flippase, giving the protein MHERIAHRTGLLKILDNIGWLFFDKILRMGVGLLVGVWVARYLGPEQFGLLSFALAFIGLFGAVATLGLHGIVVRDIVQDQTSGNETLGTAFVLQLLGGLTAYLLVFATISYFRPDDDLTRTIVAILGFTLVLRAGETIKYWFESQVQSKFVVWVENTTFLLIAGIKVAMILTHAPLTAFAWAILAEAALVAASLLVVYSRTSRRLHAWKPGMRRAKTLLRDSWPLILSGMAVMIYMRIDQIMLGQMIGDEAVGIYSAAVRVSEVWYFIPMAITASVFPSILEAKKRSEELYYQRLQKLFDLMAWISVAIALPMTFLSSHLIVILFGQAYEQAGAVLTIHIWAAVFVFLGAASSRWFLAENRQILSMQRSLLGAGMNVGLNILLIPRFGATGAAYATVVSYFFVVLVSDLFKKETRILFNMKSYSLFPFARFLISKR; this is encoded by the coding sequence GTGCATGAAAGAATCGCGCACCGGACAGGACTGCTGAAGATCCTGGATAATATCGGCTGGTTGTTCTTTGACAAGATCCTGCGCATGGGCGTGGGGCTCCTGGTGGGGGTCTGGGTGGCCAGATACCTGGGGCCGGAACAGTTCGGGCTGCTCAGCTTCGCCCTAGCCTTTATCGGGCTGTTCGGGGCCGTGGCCACGCTGGGTCTGCACGGCATCGTGGTCCGGGATATCGTCCAGGACCAAACCAGCGGCAACGAAACCCTGGGCACGGCCTTCGTGCTACAGCTCTTGGGGGGGCTGACGGCCTACCTTCTGGTGTTCGCGACGATTTCCTATTTCCGCCCCGACGACGACTTGACCAGAACCATCGTGGCCATCCTTGGCTTCACACTGGTGCTCAGGGCCGGGGAGACGATCAAATACTGGTTCGAATCTCAGGTTCAATCCAAGTTCGTGGTTTGGGTGGAAAACACGACCTTTCTGCTCATCGCCGGAATCAAGGTCGCCATGATTTTGACCCATGCACCGCTTACGGCGTTCGCCTGGGCAATCTTGGCAGAGGCGGCCCTGGTCGCGGCTTCCCTCCTGGTTGTCTATAGTCGGACCAGCCGCAGGCTGCATGCATGGAAGCCCGGAATGCGCAGGGCCAAAACACTGCTACGCGATAGCTGGCCACTTATCCTCTCGGGCATGGCCGTGATGATCTACATGCGCATCGACCAGATCATGCTGGGGCAGATGATTGGTGATGAGGCCGTGGGGATATATTCGGCGGCCGTGCGGGTGAGTGAAGTGTGGTACTTTATACCCATGGCGATCACAGCCTCCGTGTTCCCCTCTATTCTCGAAGCAAAGAAAAGAAGCGAGGAGCTCTACTATCAGAGATTGCAAAAGCTGTTCGACCTGATGGCCTGGATTTCCGTGGCCATCGCCCTGCCCATGACATTTCTGTCCTCCCACCTGATCGTCATCTTGTTCGGGCAGGCTTATGAGCAGGCTGGGGCCGTTCTCACAATACATATCTGGGCCGCAGTGTTTGTTTTTTTAGGTGCCGCCAGTTCCAGATGGTTCCTGGCCGAGAATCGACAGATCCTGAGTATGCAAAGATCGCTGCTGGGGGCGGGGATGAACGTCGGCCTGAACATCCTTCTGATTCCAAGATTCGGAGCAACCGGAGCCGCCTATGCAACTGTCGTATCATATTTCTTTGTTGTCCTGGTATCTGATCTGTTCAAGAAAGAAACCAGAATCCTCTTTAACATGAAGTCCTATTCACTTTTTCCGTTTGCACGATTTCTCATTTCAAAACGCTAA
- a CDS encoding type II toxin-antitoxin system Phd/YefM family antitoxin: MMLVVNMFEAKTTLSKLVEAIESGKESEVIIARHGTPVARLAPITRQPVAKRIGVAKGEFVVPDDIDADNENIAALFQESIS, encoded by the coding sequence ATGATGCTGGTCGTGAACATGTTCGAGGCCAAGACGACGCTTTCCAAGCTGGTCGAGGCCATTGAAAGCGGAAAAGAGAGCGAGGTGATCATCGCCCGTCACGGAACCCCGGTGGCTAGGCTGGCCCCGATTACCAGGCAGCCGGTCGCCAAACGAATTGGGGTAGCCAAGGGGGAGTTCGTGGTTCCGGATGATATTGACGCGGACAATGAGAACATTGCCGCCTTGTTTCAGGAATCCATTTCGTGA
- a CDS encoding type II toxin-antitoxin system VapC family toxin: MRLLLDTHIALWAIVDSPRLSAKARELILAPAAEVYVSAATIWEISIKFSLGRGGMPLSGAKAADCFTRAGYFRLPMTWDHALAVESLPLLHADPFDRMLVAQSLSEPMFLLTNDGTLPAYGETVLMV, encoded by the coding sequence GTGAGACTGCTCCTGGACACGCATATTGCCTTGTGGGCGATCGTGGACAGTCCCAGGCTCTCCGCAAAGGCGCGCGAGCTGATCCTGGCCCCGGCAGCCGAGGTGTACGTCAGCGCGGCCACCATCTGGGAGATATCCATCAAGTTTTCTCTTGGGCGAGGGGGCATGCCGCTTTCGGGTGCGAAAGCCGCCGACTGTTTTACAAGGGCAGGGTATTTCAGGCTGCCCATGACCTGGGACCATGCCTTGGCTGTCGAGTCCTTGCCCTTGCTTCACGCGGACCCTTTTGATCGCATGCTTGTGGCCCAATCCCTCAGTGAGCCGATGTTCCTGTTGACCAACGACGGAACTCTTCCGGCATATGGCGAAACGGTGCTCATGGTCTGA
- the vapC gene encoding type II toxin-antitoxin system tRNA(fMet)-specific endonuclease VapC — MLTYMLDTCICIYTIKNRPAVIREEFRRRHGQLCISAVTVMELIKGVEKSEKPDANLKVVEGFFARLEVLDFDTNAAVHSARIIANLEARGQSIGAYDNQIAGHARSRGLILVTNHIREFSRVPGLLVENWMPLQ; from the coding sequence ATGCTCACATACATGCTCGACACCTGCATCTGCATTTACACTATCAAGAACCGTCCTGCCGTGATTCGCGAGGAGTTCCGCCGTCGCCACGGCCAGCTGTGCATCAGCGCCGTTACGGTCATGGAGCTGATCAAAGGTGTCGAGAAGTCAGAGAAACCGGATGCAAACTTGAAGGTCGTGGAAGGTTTTTTCGCGAGGTTGGAAGTTTTGGATTTTGATACGAATGCCGCCGTGCATAGCGCCAGGATCATTGCCAATCTGGAAGCCCGCGGTCAAAGTATCGGGGCATACGACAATCAGATAGCCGGGCATGCCAGAAGCAGAGGGTTGATTCTGGTCACGAATCATATTCGCGAGTTCAGCAGAGTGCCAGGATTACTTGTCGAAAATTGGATGCCGCTTCAATAA
- the vapB gene encoding type II toxin-antitoxin system VapB family antitoxin, whose translation MEQSTVFKSNRSQAVRLPKAVALPEDVKRVDVVAVGRSRIIAPAGEGWDSWFDGPGVTADFMSERDQPPVQEREGV comes from the coding sequence ATGGAACAATCGACCGTATTCAAAAGCAATCGATCCCAGGCGGTCCGGCTTCCCAAGGCCGTGGCCCTGCCGGAAGACGTGAAGCGCGTTGATGTCGTGGCCGTGGGGCGGAGCCGAATCATCGCCCCCGCCGGGGAGGGCTGGGATAGCTGGTTTGACGGCCCCGGCGTAACCGCCGACTTCATGAGCGAGCGCGACCAGCCGCCTGTACAGGAGCGTGAGGGGGTCTGA
- a CDS encoding type II toxin-antitoxin system Phd/YefM family antitoxin, which produces MMVNVHEAKTNFSKLLDLAHAGQEIILAKSGKPYALLTSLPPGVTRRVPGRLPGKVTEDFFEPLPEEEIAAWERA; this is translated from the coding sequence ATGATGGTCAATGTTCACGAAGCAAAAACCAATTTTTCGAAACTGCTGGATCTGGCCCACGCTGGACAGGAAATCATCCTGGCCAAGTCAGGAAAACCCTATGCCCTTCTGACGTCTCTACCTCCAGGTGTGACCCGGCGCGTGCCAGGACGATTGCCTGGTAAAGTTACGGAAGACTTTTTCGAGCCCTTGCCTGAAGAAGAAATTGCCGCCTGGGAGAGGGCATGA
- a CDS encoding type II toxin-antitoxin system VapC family toxin produces the protein MLDTHALLWWLTDDPRLSVPARDAIADEKNTIFVSAASSWEIATKQRIGKLEQVPGVVERFAELVAADGFTHLPITYVHSLRAGSYSMQHCDPFDRMLAAQSELEMLPLVTLDPAFSAFHCITFW, from the coding sequence TTGCTGGACACCCACGCTTTGCTGTGGTGGCTGACTGATGATCCCAGACTTTCGGTGCCGGCCAGGGACGCCATTGCTGATGAAAAGAACACCATTTTTGTCAGTGCGGCCAGCTCCTGGGAAATCGCCACCAAGCAACGAATCGGCAAACTGGAACAGGTGCCGGGCGTTGTCGAAAGGTTCGCTGAACTTGTGGCGGCCGACGGATTCACCCACCTTCCGATTACCTATGTCCATTCCCTGCGTGCTGGTTCCTACTCCATGCAACATTGCGATCCTTTTGACCGCATGCTTGCGGCCCAAAGTGAACTGGAAATGCTGCCACTTGTCACCTTGGACCCTGCCTTTTCCGCTTTTCACTGCATAACGTTCTGGTAG